A region from the Candidatus Electrothrix scaldis genome encodes:
- a CDS encoding Rpn family recombination-promoting nuclease/putative transposase has product MKKHIRFDWAIKRLLRQKANFGILEGFLSELLKEDIKISEILEGESNKEREDSKFNKIDILVKNTADDLMLIEVQNERERDFFHRMNFGQAKLLTEHISEGEDYENIKKIFSINIVYFDLGLGKDYVYIGSTNFVGMHTDDVLELNAAQKKAYPISKVSDIFTTYYLLKVNKFDDLAKDSLDEWIYFLKNNEIKDEFKARGLKEAKEKLRVDNLPEDEKKSYEKYLDSKRIEQNVYKTALAEGRELADREVKKANARTEAAEAKAKEERLFVD; this is encoded by the coding sequence ATGAAAAAACACATCCGATTCGACTGGGCCATCAAACGGCTCCTGCGCCAGAAAGCAAATTTCGGCATTCTTGAGGGCTTTCTTTCTGAGCTGCTCAAAGAAGACATAAAAATCAGCGAAATTCTGGAAGGCGAAAGCAATAAGGAACGGGAAGACAGCAAGTTTAACAAGATCGATATCCTCGTTAAAAACACTGCGGACGACCTGATGCTGATCGAAGTGCAGAACGAGCGGGAAAGAGATTTCTTCCACCGTATGAACTTCGGGCAGGCCAAGCTGCTCACCGAGCATATTTCTGAAGGCGAGGATTATGAAAACATCAAAAAGATTTTCTCCATCAACATCGTCTACTTCGATCTAGGATTGGGCAAAGATTACGTCTATATCGGTTCAACAAATTTTGTCGGCATGCACACCGACGACGTTCTGGAGCTGAATGCAGCCCAGAAAAAGGCCTATCCTATCAGCAAAGTATCTGATATTTTTACCACCTATTACCTGCTCAAAGTCAATAAATTTGACGATCTAGCCAAAGACAGCCTGGATGAATGGATTTATTTTCTGAAAAATAATGAGATCAAAGACGAATTCAAGGCCAGAGGACTGAAGGAAGCTAAAGAAAAGCTACGGGTAGACAATCTGCCCGAAGATGAGAAGAAGAGCTACGAGAAATATCTTGATTCTAAGCGAATTGAGCAGAATGTGTATAAGACAGCCCTTGCAGAAGGAAGGGAACTTGCTGATCGGGAAGTAAAAAAGGCTAACGCAAGAACAGAAGCAGCAGAAGCCAAGGCGAAAGAAGAACGGCTCTTCGTAGATTAG
- a CDS encoding UDP-N-acetylmuramoyl-L-alanyl-D-glutamate--2,6-diaminopimelate ligase has product MNNPQKEAISHLLNHSEHPSHNLYVIGITGTNGKTTVAHLLGEVLKTAGYKPFVLGTLNSGNKDLSTPEPLDILKFMEDHLAQGGTHFVMEVTSEGIDQERIKHVDFDVKVLTNITRDHLDYHKTFQKYEAVKQRFMAEGGAHKIYPENFAETSVAFPTQLVGDFNVLNIKAAVTVLRHIGISEKYISEVLSSCRPPKGRLENVEAGQKFMVLIDYAHTPDALENALLTVKKIAEQRQGRLLLLFGCGGNRDKGKRSQMGRIAGGISDFFVVTDDNPRLEESQGIMDEIVKGIDPACHDYILIQDRRKAIEFIVNEANGNDVVILAGKGHETYQVLKTETIYFDDQEEVTKAIVHRLTRDCHLYEH; this is encoded by the coding sequence TTGAATAATCCTCAAAAAGAAGCCATTTCTCACCTGCTCAATCATAGCGAGCACCCCTCTCATAACCTTTATGTCATTGGCATCACCGGGACAAATGGGAAAACAACAGTCGCCCATTTGCTTGGAGAAGTGCTCAAAACAGCCGGTTATAAACCTTTTGTTTTAGGGACACTGAACTCAGGAAACAAGGACTTGTCTACCCCCGAACCATTGGATATTCTTAAATTCATGGAAGATCATCTGGCTCAGGGTGGCACGCATTTCGTAATGGAAGTAACTTCCGAGGGGATAGATCAGGAACGAATCAAGCATGTTGATTTTGATGTGAAAGTACTCACCAATATTACGCGTGATCATCTTGATTATCATAAAACATTCCAAAAGTATGAGGCTGTGAAACAGCGATTCATGGCTGAGGGCGGAGCGCATAAAATTTATCCTGAAAATTTCGCTGAAACTTCTGTTGCGTTCCCGACGCAACTTGTTGGCGATTTCAATGTACTGAATATCAAGGCAGCAGTGACCGTCCTGAGACATATAGGTATTTCTGAGAAATATATCAGCGAAGTCTTGTCTTCATGTCGACCGCCGAAAGGCCGTCTGGAAAACGTTGAAGCCGGGCAAAAGTTTATGGTCCTGATTGATTATGCTCACACCCCGGATGCCCTTGAAAATGCATTGCTTACCGTGAAAAAAATTGCAGAACAGCGGCAAGGCCGTCTTTTGCTTCTTTTTGGCTGCGGCGGAAACCGGGATAAAGGGAAGAGAAGTCAAATGGGAAGGATTGCCGGAGGGATTTCTGATTTTTTTGTGGTTACAGATGATAATCCTCGTTTAGAGGAGAGCCAAGGCATTATGGATGAAATCGTGAAAGGGATTGATCCTGCTTGTCACGATTATATCTTGATTCAGGATAGGAGAAAAGCTATTGAGTTTATTGTTAATGAGGCTAATGGTAACGATGTCGTAATTCTGGCGGGAAAAGGGCATGAAACGTATCAGGTACTTAAAACAGAAACCATATATTTTGATGATCAGGAAGAAGTCACTAAAGCAATAGTACATCGCTTAACCAGGGACTGTCATTTGTATGAACATTGA
- a CDS encoding DUF4382 domain-containing protein, which produces MQTGCWPRRQRAAPATAGKHEFVSQVSTAVQSRVYQGSSLAEAEADVRTRYAVPDDIDLYADYQESSVDPETVQALIAAVDEVSADSGFDVADSEEPAEVVADAQRVVVRRVSRASAASSSDNGVVEEVAGSSSSAVSAVDSGSVTPGSTVVAVTEERSVSAGSSGTSEENVLLSSADNSDKDSQSDGFHEEEIDKNDSSSNVSGSDDSSNNDDNANGSGTGAPGNNSGDSNGSGTGDPGNNSGDSNGSGTGDPGNNSGNSNGSGTGDPGNNNGNSDPSDNFMSISAIQLDVLKIEACADEGGCTTASGPMQLDLLELADGTVDFANQVLLPDNTKELRLILGGNNIITADVISSDLTVPSGKTTGLKLRGWKVFGKEGGFLSHLTLDLDLQKRHASYPG; this is translated from the coding sequence ATGCAAACTGGCTGCTGGCCGCGACGGCAAAGGGCAGCTCCGGCAACGGCAGGAAAGCATGAGTTTGTCTCTCAGGTTTCCACCGCAGTGCAGAGCAGGGTGTATCAGGGCAGTAGTCTGGCTGAGGCTGAAGCCGATGTGCGTACCCGCTATGCCGTGCCTGATGATATTGATCTGTATGCGGATTATCAGGAGAGTTCTGTCGATCCTGAGACCGTTCAGGCTTTGATTGCGGCGGTTGATGAGGTCTCGGCTGATTCTGGGTTTGATGTTGCAGACAGTGAAGAGCCTGCCGAGGTTGTAGCGGATGCACAACGGGTTGTGGTGCGTAGGGTTAGCCGGGCGAGTGCAGCCTCTTCTTCTGATAACGGGGTGGTGGAGGAAGTTGCCGGTAGCTCTTCTTCTGCTGTCAGCGCGGTGGATTCCGGTTCAGTAACTCCTGGTTCTACGGTTGTTGCAGTTACTGAGGAGAGAAGTGTTTCAGCGGGAAGTAGCGGAACTAGCGAGGAAAACGTTCTGTTAAGTTCCGCTGATAATAGTGATAAGGACAGTCAGTCGGACGGTTTTCATGAAGAGGAAATCGATAAAAACGACAGCTCATCCAACGTCTCCGGTAGTGACGATTCCAGTAATAACGATGACAATGCCAATGGTTCCGGTACAGGCGCCCCCGGTAATAACAGTGGCGATTCTAACGGCTCCGGTACAGGCGACCCTGGTAATAACAGTGGCGATTCTAACGGCTCCGGTACAGGCGACCCTGGTAATAACAGTGGCAACTCTAATGGTTCCGGTACAGGCGATCCCGGTAATAATAATGGCAATTCAGATCCCTCTGACAACTTCATGTCCATATCAGCAATTCAGTTGGATGTGCTTAAAATAGAAGCCTGCGCTGATGAAGGGGGCTGTACAACAGCGAGCGGACCGATGCAGCTGGATCTGCTTGAGCTGGCTGACGGCACGGTGGATTTTGCCAATCAGGTGTTGCTTCCTGATAATACCAAGGAGCTTCGCCTGATACTTGGCGGGAACAATATTATTACTGCTGACGTTATCTCTTCTGATTTAACTGTGCCGAGCGGGAAGACTACCGGGTTGAAGCTGAGGGGCTGGAAGGTGTTCGGTAAAGAGGGAGGCTTTCTCTCTCATCTGACTTTGGACTTGGACCTGCAAAAGCGGCATGCTTCATATCCCGGTTGA
- the nifU gene encoding Fe-S cluster assembly protein NifU: protein MWEYTDKVQQHFMHPQNVGEVENPSGTGDVGSLACGDALKLTIKVDDNDIIVDAKFKTFGCASAIASSSVLTELIKGMPVDEAAKVTNEDIAEALGGLPKEKMHCSVMGREALEAAIADYRGVILPMAQGEVVCECFGVTDLDVIRAINESGLRSVEEITNFTKAGGGCGKCEDRLREILQQTVEGLAKKSAPVKEQRMTTLQKIKKIEQVLEREVRPTLKKDGGDIELVDVDGDFVTVSLRGACAGCHSSRTTLKEYVEKKLREQVVDSLIVEEER from the coding sequence ATGTGGGAATATACAGATAAAGTGCAGCAGCACTTCATGCATCCGCAGAATGTGGGAGAGGTAGAGAATCCCAGCGGTACTGGCGATGTGGGCTCCTTAGCCTGTGGTGATGCCTTAAAGCTGACTATTAAGGTAGACGATAATGATATTATTGTCGATGCTAAATTTAAGACCTTTGGTTGCGCCTCTGCCATCGCCTCCTCTTCAGTCCTGACTGAGTTGATCAAGGGTATGCCTGTAGATGAGGCGGCCAAGGTCACTAATGAGGATATTGCCGAGGCCTTGGGTGGTCTGCCCAAGGAAAAAATGCATTGCTCCGTTATGGGGCGCGAGGCCCTGGAGGCCGCTATTGCTGATTACCGGGGCGTGATTCTGCCGATGGCCCAGGGCGAGGTGGTCTGCGAGTGCTTCGGCGTGACTGATTTGGATGTTATCCGGGCGATCAATGAATCCGGGCTCCGTTCCGTGGAAGAGATTACCAATTTCACCAAGGCCGGAGGTGGTTGCGGCAAGTGTGAGGACCGTTTGCGGGAGATCCTTCAGCAGACCGTGGAAGGCCTGGCGAAAAAGAGCGCACCTGTCAAAGAACAGCGGATGACCACCCTGCAGAAGATTAAAAAAATTGAGCAGGTTCTGGAGCGGGAAGTTCGGCCTACTTTGAAAAAGGATGGCGGTGATATTGAACTGGTTGATGTGGATGGTGATTTTGTCACGGTTTCTCTGCGAGGAGCCTGCGCTGGCTGTCATTCCTCCCGGACAACCCTGAAAGAGTACGTGGAAAAGAAACTGCGTGAACAGGTGGTGGACAGCCTGATTGTTGAGGAGGAAAGATAA
- the ppsA gene encoding phosphoenolpyruvate synthase → MGQAHDEKLILWFDEIGIEDVPLVGGKNASLGEMYQHLTGKGVAVPHGFAITAYAYRYLLKEAGIEAEIRQVLSDLDTEDMANLAERGEKCRDIIRNAPFPDTLRSAIIEAYQKMEAEYGENCDVAVRSSATAEDLPDASFAGQQETYLNIHGYDNIIENCRKCFASLFTNRAISYRKHQGFGQFDVYLSITVQKMVRSDSASSGVMFSIDTESGFEDACFITGAWGLGENVVQGAVNPDEYYVYKPKLKEGKRPIVGKKVGSKAIKMVYDNDPSTDEPVKNIDTTEEERNAYVINDDEILQLAQWACIIEDHYGKGMDIEWAKDGDGKEVGTGELFIVQARPETVHSQANKGVMETYKLLEKGDVLSEGLAVGTKIGQGVAHCIEDVKDIGTFKKGEVLVTDMTDPDWEPIMKIAGAIVTNRGGRTCHAAIISRELGIPCVIGTGDATDKISTGQEVTASSAEGETGYVYEGLLKYEIETTDLANMPATKTKIMMNLAIPEKAFTECQIPNDGVGLAREEFIINSHIGLHPLALYNYEELKASDDPEKQEIVKHIDVKTAAYSDKRQFFIDKVAEGVGRIAAGFYPNDVIVRLSDFKSNEYANLVGGTLYEPEEENPMIGWRGASRYYDPKYRPAFELECQGLLKARNDMGLDNIKLMVPFCRTPEEGKKVIEVMRDCGLVQGENGLELYVMCEIPSNVICADAFADIFDGFSIGSNDLTQLTYGLDRDSGIVTGIADERHDAVKEMIRMVIKTAKRRGRKIGICGQGPSDFPDFATFLVEEGIDSMSLIPDTAVKTRLAVHEKEKEMGIAPE, encoded by the coding sequence ATGGGACAAGCACACGATGAGAAACTGATTCTTTGGTTTGACGAGATCGGTATCGAGGATGTGCCGCTGGTTGGCGGTAAGAACGCCTCGCTGGGTGAGATGTATCAACATCTGACCGGAAAGGGCGTTGCCGTACCGCATGGATTTGCAATCACAGCCTATGCCTACCGCTATTTACTCAAAGAGGCAGGTATCGAAGCCGAGATCAGGCAGGTGCTGTCTGACTTGGACACCGAGGATATGGCAAACCTGGCTGAGCGCGGTGAAAAATGTCGGGACATCATTCGTAACGCGCCCTTTCCTGACACCTTGCGGAGTGCCATCATCGAGGCTTATCAGAAGATGGAAGCCGAGTACGGAGAGAACTGCGACGTGGCTGTCCGCTCTTCCGCTACTGCCGAGGACCTGCCGGATGCTTCCTTTGCTGGCCAGCAGGAAACCTACCTGAACATTCACGGCTACGATAATATCATTGAGAACTGCCGTAAGTGTTTTGCCTCCCTGTTCACCAACCGGGCCATTTCTTACCGCAAGCACCAAGGATTTGGTCAGTTTGATGTCTACCTGTCCATCACGGTCCAGAAGATGGTACGCTCCGACTCTGCTTCCTCTGGCGTTATGTTCTCCATCGACACCGAGTCTGGCTTTGAAGATGCCTGTTTCATTACCGGTGCTTGGGGTCTGGGTGAAAACGTGGTTCAGGGTGCTGTTAACCCGGATGAATACTACGTATACAAGCCCAAACTCAAAGAAGGCAAACGCCCTATCGTGGGCAAGAAGGTCGGATCCAAGGCCATCAAGATGGTCTATGATAATGACCCGTCCACCGATGAGCCAGTCAAGAATATCGACACCACAGAAGAAGAGCGCAACGCCTACGTTATCAATGATGACGAGATCCTTCAGCTCGCTCAATGGGCCTGCATTATTGAGGACCATTACGGCAAGGGTATGGATATCGAGTGGGCCAAGGATGGCGACGGCAAGGAAGTCGGCACCGGCGAGCTCTTTATCGTTCAGGCCCGTCCCGAGACTGTACATTCTCAGGCCAATAAAGGGGTCATGGAGACCTACAAGCTCCTGGAAAAAGGGGATGTCCTCTCCGAAGGACTGGCAGTGGGTACCAAGATCGGTCAAGGTGTGGCCCATTGCATTGAGGATGTAAAAGACATCGGCACCTTTAAGAAAGGCGAGGTCTTGGTTACCGACATGACCGATCCGGACTGGGAGCCGATCATGAAGATTGCTGGTGCCATTGTCACCAATCGTGGCGGTCGTACCTGTCATGCCGCGATTATCTCCCGTGAGCTGGGTATCCCCTGCGTTATCGGTACAGGTGATGCTACTGACAAAATCTCAACAGGTCAGGAGGTCACGGCCTCTTCGGCAGAAGGTGAGACCGGTTATGTCTACGAGGGGCTACTCAAGTACGAGATTGAGACCACTGACCTGGCCAATATGCCTGCCACCAAGACCAAGATCATGATGAACTTGGCCATCCCGGAAAAGGCCTTTACAGAATGCCAGATTCCCAATGACGGCGTGGGCTTGGCCCGTGAGGAGTTTATTATCAACTCCCATATCGGCCTCCATCCGCTGGCCCTGTACAACTATGAGGAGCTCAAGGCCTCTGACGATCCTGAAAAGCAGGAGATCGTGAAGCATATTGACGTGAAGACTGCCGCCTATTCCGATAAAAGGCAATTCTTCATCGATAAGGTTGCCGAGGGCGTGGGCCGCATTGCTGCCGGTTTCTATCCCAATGATGTTATTGTCCGTCTGTCCGACTTCAAATCCAACGAATATGCCAACTTAGTCGGCGGGACACTCTATGAGCCGGAAGAAGAGAACCCGATGATCGGCTGGCGCGGTGCTTCCCGTTATTACGATCCTAAATATCGCCCGGCCTTTGAGCTGGAGTGCCAGGGACTGCTCAAGGCACGGAACGACATGGGGCTGGACAACATCAAGCTGATGGTGCCCTTCTGTCGCACCCCGGAAGAGGGAAAGAAGGTCATTGAGGTTATGCGGGACTGCGGTCTGGTTCAGGGTGAAAACGGCCTGGAGCTCTACGTTATGTGTGAGATCCCCAGCAACGTGATCTGCGCTGATGCCTTTGCTGATATCTTTGATGGCTTCTCCATCGGTTCCAACGACCTGACCCAGCTCACCTACGGCTTGGATCGTGACTCCGGTATTGTGACCGGTATTGCTGACGAGCGGCATGATGCGGTAAAAGAGATGATCAGAATGGTGATCAAGACAGCAAAACGTCGTGGTCGCAAGATCGGCATCTGCGGTCAGGGTCCCTCTGACTTCCCTGATTTTGCCACCTTCCTGGTTGAAGAGGGCATTGACTCCATGTCGCTGATCCCGGATACAGCCGTCAAGACCCGCTTGGCTGTGCATGAGAAGGAGAAAGAGATGGGGATTGCTCCTGAGTAA
- a CDS encoding type II toxin-antitoxin system RelE/ParE family toxin, whose translation MKIEEYIREDGSNSFKKWFDKLDRQAAAKVTVALARLELGNTSGIKWFSGIGEYRINWGPGYRIYLAQRGDDLIILFGGGVKKNQHADIKKVNDLFKEYKKRMTAYRQKKR comes from the coding sequence ATGAAGATTGAAGAGTATATTCGAGAAGACGGCTCAAATTCGTTTAAAAAATGGTTTGATAAGCTTGATCGTCAGGCGGCTGCTAAAGTCACTGTGGCCTTGGCTCGACTGGAACTTGGGAATACATCAGGAATAAAATGGTTCAGCGGAATCGGTGAGTACCGGATCAACTGGGGGCCGGGATACAGAATTTATCTGGCTCAAAGGGGAGATGATCTGATAATCCTTTTTGGAGGAGGGGTGAAAAAAAACCAACATGCTGATATTAAAAAGGTTAATGATCTCTTCAAAGAGTACAAGAAGCGCATGACGGCGTATCGTCAGAAAAAGAGGTGA
- the nifS gene encoding cysteine desulfurase NifS, giving the protein MDCSSDKVIYMDNNATTRIAPEVLEAMMPFLQDCYGNPSSMHTFGGQVGQAVEQARGRVAELIGAEPEEIVFTSCGTESDSTAILSALQSQPEQRHIVTTRVEHPAVKNLCETLDLLTGHKHRVTRLMVEADGTLDMDTYQEALTEDTAIVSVMWANNETGVLFPVEEMAAMAKERGILFHTDAVQAVGKIPINMQESQIDFLSLSGHKLHAPKGVGVLYIRKGTPFFPFLHGGHQEHGRRGGTENVASIVGLGRACQLAGETMEEENTRVRALRDKLEKGLLASIPKSILNGHAEDRLPNTSNISFEYVEGEAILLHMNQHGICASSGSACTSGSLEPSHVLRAMGVPFTAAHGSIRFSLSVYNTEEEVDFVLEKMPKIIADLRAMSPFWEG; this is encoded by the coding sequence ATGGACTGCAGCAGCGATAAGGTCATTTATATGGACAATAATGCCACCACCCGGATAGCTCCTGAGGTGTTGGAGGCAATGATGCCCTTTCTTCAGGATTGCTATGGTAACCCCTCTTCCATGCATACCTTTGGTGGTCAGGTGGGACAGGCTGTTGAACAGGCCAGAGGCCGTGTTGCCGAGCTGATCGGTGCTGAACCAGAAGAAATTGTGTTCACCAGTTGCGGCACAGAAAGTGATTCCACCGCCATTCTTTCAGCCTTGCAAAGCCAGCCGGAACAGCGACATATCGTTACCACCCGTGTGGAGCATCCAGCAGTCAAGAACCTTTGTGAAACCCTGGACCTGCTCACCGGCCATAAACACCGGGTCACCCGGCTTATGGTGGAGGCGGATGGCACCTTGGATATGGATACTTACCAAGAAGCCTTGACCGAAGACACAGCCATTGTTTCTGTGATGTGGGCCAATAACGAGACCGGTGTGCTTTTTCCGGTGGAGGAAATGGCGGCAATGGCCAAAGAGCGGGGCATTCTCTTTCATACTGATGCGGTCCAGGCTGTGGGCAAGATTCCCATTAATATGCAGGAAAGTCAGATCGATTTTCTCTCTCTGTCCGGGCATAAGCTCCATGCGCCCAAGGGAGTCGGTGTGCTCTATATTCGTAAAGGGACGCCTTTTTTTCCTTTTCTGCACGGCGGTCATCAGGAGCATGGACGGCGTGGGGGTACGGAAAACGTGGCCTCCATTGTCGGACTGGGCCGGGCCTGTCAGTTAGCTGGTGAGACGATGGAAGAGGAAAACACCCGGGTTCGGGCCTTACGCGATAAGCTGGAAAAGGGGCTGCTGGCTTCTATTCCTAAGTCCATTCTCAACGGTCATGCGGAAGATCGTTTGCCTAACACCAGCAATATCAGCTTTGAGTATGTGGAAGGTGAAGCCATTCTCCTGCATATGAATCAGCACGGTATCTGCGCTTCTTCCGGCTCTGCCTGTACCTCGGGTTCGTTGGAGCCCTCCCATGTGCTGCGGGCAATGGGGGTTCCCTTTACTGCGGCCCACGGGTCGATTCGTTTCAGTCTTTCTGTTTATAATACTGAGGAAGAAGTGGATTTTGTGCTGGAGAAGATGCCCAAGATTATTGCTGATCTTCGGGCTATGTCGCCTTTTTGGGAGGGGTGA
- a CDS encoding ISL3 family transposase, with product MKLLSLAYIKDAARSVKRVCEEMFTEATDSVLTELLGVAALKVNMYCLRLEGVEDVLHLRCSHRDDIAICFRCGTPSEAIHEEKERCVRHLDIWGKRTFLHFFSRRFMCEQCQKPFTESLPFIEKFRRHTKEFERHIYERCKAGCRKKVAIKEKLSQATVKEILNRFARRIPERNSGLFTRVLGIDEISLKKRHRQFVLVISDISSRSILAVLPDRRKDTLEKWLNELTEEQRRAIKFVSIDMWAPYAQAIRTKLPKSRLTVDRFHVMKQLNERLGQMRRKIQRALPDEKKDILKGIRWILVRNREELSTEEESRLTEVLALHPELRELYLIKEEFRCIFERVRSRDKASKFLRAWIWKARVTGNVFLLKFVGTLENWWNEVLNYFVERVTNGFVEGLNNSIRNIIRTAFGYRNFENFRLRVFAEHGVPH from the coding sequence GTGAAATTGCTTTCTCTTGCTTATATTAAGGATGCGGCCCGGTCTGTAAAACGAGTTTGCGAAGAAATGTTTACCGAGGCAACAGACTCTGTTTTGACAGAACTTCTCGGAGTTGCTGCTTTGAAGGTTAATATGTACTGTTTGCGATTGGAAGGTGTGGAAGATGTGCTTCATCTACGATGCTCTCATCGTGATGATATAGCCATCTGCTTCCGTTGCGGTACTCCTTCCGAAGCAATACATGAAGAAAAGGAGCGTTGCGTCCGACATCTTGATATCTGGGGAAAGAGGACTTTTTTACATTTTTTCTCCCGTCGTTTCATGTGTGAACAGTGTCAAAAACCGTTCACGGAATCATTGCCTTTTATTGAAAAATTTAGAAGACATACTAAGGAATTTGAACGACATATTTATGAACGATGTAAGGCGGGCTGCCGAAAAAAAGTCGCCATAAAAGAGAAATTGAGCCAAGCGACTGTGAAAGAGATTCTCAACCGATTCGCCCGCCGCATACCGGAACGCAATAGCGGCCTATTCACACGGGTACTCGGGATTGATGAAATTTCTCTGAAGAAACGGCATAGGCAATTTGTTCTTGTCATTTCAGATATAAGCAGCAGGAGTATTCTCGCAGTCCTACCGGATCGCCGTAAAGATACTCTCGAAAAATGGCTCAATGAATTAACGGAGGAACAACGCCGGGCGATTAAATTTGTATCTATTGATATGTGGGCACCTTATGCTCAGGCAATTCGCACGAAACTCCCAAAATCTCGGCTTACAGTTGATAGATTTCATGTGATGAAACAGCTGAATGAGCGTTTGGGACAGATGCGTCGTAAAATTCAGCGTGCTCTTCCTGATGAGAAAAAGGACATATTAAAGGGAATACGTTGGATTCTTGTGAGAAACAGGGAAGAACTTTCCACCGAAGAAGAGTCGCGTTTGACCGAGGTGCTTGCCCTCCATCCTGAACTAAGAGAACTCTACCTTATCAAAGAAGAATTTAGGTGTATTTTTGAGCGCGTAAGAAGTCGGGATAAAGCATCGAAGTTCCTAAGAGCCTGGATATGGAAAGCTCGGGTGACAGGAAATGTGTTTCTTTTGAAGTTTGTTGGTACGCTGGAAAATTGGTGGAATGAAGTTTTGAACTATTTTGTCGAGCGGGTTACAAACGGCTTTGTTGAAGGACTCAATAACAGCATAAGAAACATTATTCGTACAGCGTTTGGCTACAGAAATTTTGAAAATTTTAGGCTCCGGGTATTTGCGGAACATGGGGTTCCCCACTAA
- a CDS encoding iron-containing alcohol dehydrogenase, translating to MQNFVFQNPTKIIFGRKTVPSVGAETAYFGQKALLVYGQSSIKKSGLYDQVMSSLADAGVTVIEHGGTRSNPLLDHVRAGIAKAKQEKVEVIVAVGGGSVIDTAKAIAAGTVVEHDVWKFFTGKKSIKGALPVLTVLTLAAAGSEMNSGMVITNQDTQEKFGFGHRLLYPKVSILDPEVTFTVPPDYTAYGAVDAIAHVLEFYMTTEDQYTPVQARFIEGLILDAMESCDRCLADPSDYDGRANLMWTATLALNGLTAAGLGRVGFPMHMIEHSLSALYDVPHGAGLSVVIPGWLQWYLGQDPARIARLGRGILPPAEQQELAGQGDTVMAERTITFLRTWFSKVKSPVSLAELDIPAEDIPRIAENALGLAKVWRLNQYSQEIIEDILRRCA from the coding sequence ATGCAGAATTTTGTCTTTCAAAATCCCACCAAGATTATCTTTGGTCGCAAAACCGTCCCCTCTGTTGGTGCAGAGACCGCCTATTTCGGACAAAAGGCCCTGCTGGTCTACGGACAGAGTAGCATAAAAAAAAGTGGCCTCTATGATCAGGTCATGAGCTCCCTTGCCGATGCCGGTGTCACAGTGATTGAACATGGCGGCACCCGTTCCAACCCTCTCCTGGATCATGTCCGGGCAGGGATTGCCAAGGCCAAGCAGGAAAAGGTCGAGGTTATTGTCGCGGTGGGTGGCGGCTCGGTCATTGATACGGCCAAGGCCATAGCTGCGGGAACTGTGGTAGAACACGATGTCTGGAAGTTCTTCACCGGTAAGAAATCCATCAAGGGGGCCCTGCCCGTGCTTACCGTGCTTACCTTAGCCGCAGCTGGCTCAGAGATGAACTCCGGCATGGTGATCACCAATCAGGACACCCAGGAAAAGTTCGGCTTCGGCCATCGCCTGCTCTATCCCAAGGTCTCCATCCTGGACCCGGAAGTCACCTTTACCGTGCCACCGGATTACACGGCCTATGGCGCTGTGGATGCCATCGCCCATGTCCTGGAATTCTATATGACCACTGAGGATCAGTACACCCCGGTGCAGGCTCGTTTTATCGAGGGGTTGATCCTGGATGCTATGGAGTCCTGTGACCGTTGCCTTGCCGACCCCAGTGATTATGACGGACGGGCCAATCTGATGTGGACCGCGACTCTGGCTCTGAACGGCCTGACTGCCGCTGGACTTGGACGGGTGGGCTTTCCCATGCATATGATCGAGCATTCCCTGAGTGCCCTCTATGATGTGCCGCACGGGGCTGGTCTTTCCGTGGTTATACCAGGCTGGTTGCAATGGTACTTAGGGCAGGATCCTGCCCGTATTGCCCGTTTGGGCCGGGGAATCCTCCCTCCTGCGGAACAACAGGAGCTGGCAGGGCAGGGGGATACTGTCATGGCGGAGCGGACCATCACCTTTCTCCGTACCTGGTTCAGCAAGGTGAAGAGCCCGGTCTCCCTGGCTGAGTTAGATATCCCGGCAGAGGATATTCCCCGCATTGCCGAGAATGCCCTCGGGCTTGCTAAGGTCTGGCGTTTGAATCAGTACAGCCAGGAGATAATCGAGGATATCCTCCGGCGCTGTGCCTAG